From the genome of Mycobacterium dioxanotrophicus, one region includes:
- a CDS encoding helix-turn-helix domain-containing protein has product MSTLDELLSGLPVERRERIARGAAEMEREAAEYRLRQLREDAGYTQKALAVLIGVGQNRVSQMEHGQIAAAQVSTLRKYVEATGGELELVVKRPDGTRIPLAI; this is encoded by the coding sequence ATGAGCACACTCGACGAACTACTGTCCGGTCTGCCCGTGGAGCGTCGCGAACGCATCGCCCGCGGCGCCGCCGAGATGGAGCGCGAGGCAGCCGAGTACCGCCTCCGCCAGCTTCGTGAGGACGCCGGCTACACGCAGAAGGCCCTCGCCGTGCTCATCGGCGTCGGCCAGAACAGGGTCTCCCAGATGGAGCACGGGCAGATCGCCGCCGCGCAGGTGTCGACCTTGCGCAAGTACGTCGAGGCTACCGGCGGTGAGTTGGAGCTGGTGGTCAAGCGCCCCGACGGGACCCGCATCCCGCTGGCGATCTGA
- a CDS encoding DUF7457 domain-containing protein encodes MGSQQIIGEVTAIPATTRQEIAACRALGLGYWSQAPHPGCVWAIDDERVAHLVRVIASRNAVQAKCGRIDAPLRPRLCTHTNARITFGAALAPDPPTLFDDTGLLSA; translated from the coding sequence ATGGGCTCCCAACAGATCATCGGCGAGGTCACGGCAATTCCCGCGACGACGCGGCAAGAGATCGCAGCCTGCCGGGCGCTTGGGCTCGGCTACTGGTCGCAGGCGCCGCACCCCGGATGCGTCTGGGCGATTGACGATGAGCGCGTCGCACATCTGGTACGAGTTATCGCCTCCCGCAATGCGGTACAGGCAAAGTGCGGGCGGATCGACGCGCCCCTGAGGCCGCGCCTCTGCACGCACACAAACGCGCGAATCACTTTCGGTGCGGCGCTGGCGCCCGACCCGCCGACGCTATTCGACGACACCGGTCTCCTAAGCGCCTGA
- a CDS encoding transglycosylase SLT domain-containing protein → MAGEISSDGAALVSGAQKADSTLPGNADRTPGAAGVHPGLTAAVDDTTKDGERARDKVKDGTKKTDKFAKGVEDLDNKGAKGVNNVGSMPTVPSSAPQQSAPTAPSPAPMPAPVPATPPAGVTSIDPQILAALIEASRAQAESDGANGIFPHSDDPFAGSSATSPQNPDPLDVSQVSLAKYPGGPLTAQETASVINQALTINGIPDDPALREQWQALYQHMSQGESGGNPNAGNGWDSNATGMIMEDGLPSNSSRGQWQCIPSTFAAYHMAGTSNSIYDPVASASASINYVMDTYKVGADGSGLGAFMSRQGVGTGGYQGY, encoded by the coding sequence ATGGCCGGTGAGATCAGCAGTGACGGAGCGGCGCTTGTTTCCGGGGCGCAGAAGGCCGACAGCACGCTTCCGGGCAATGCTGACCGCACCCCCGGGGCTGCGGGGGTGCATCCAGGGTTGACGGCGGCAGTCGACGACACCACCAAAGACGGTGAGCGAGCGCGCGACAAGGTCAAAGACGGCACAAAGAAGACCGACAAGTTCGCCAAGGGTGTCGAGGATCTCGACAACAAGGGCGCCAAGGGCGTCAACAATGTTGGCTCGATGCCCACGGTTCCGTCATCGGCACCCCAGCAGAGCGCACCAACGGCTCCCTCGCCCGCACCGATGCCGGCCCCGGTGCCCGCAACCCCGCCAGCCGGTGTCACCAGTATCGACCCACAGATTCTGGCAGCGCTGATCGAAGCGTCGCGCGCGCAGGCCGAATCCGATGGCGCCAATGGAATCTTCCCTCACAGCGACGATCCGTTCGCAGGCTCTTCGGCGACCTCGCCACAAAACCCCGATCCCCTTGACGTATCGCAAGTGTCGCTGGCGAAGTACCCCGGCGGACCGCTAACGGCCCAGGAAACAGCGTCCGTGATCAATCAGGCGCTGACCATCAACGGGATCCCTGATGACCCTGCACTGCGTGAGCAGTGGCAGGCCCTGTATCAGCACATGTCCCAAGGCGAGTCCGGCGGAAATCCGAACGCCGGCAATGGATGGGATTCCAACGCGACCGGAATGATCATGGAGGATGGGTTACCGTCCAACAGCAGCCGCGGTCAATGGCAGTGCATTCCGTCCACATTCGCGGCCTACCACATGGCAGGTACGTCGAACTCGATCTACGATCCGGTCGCCTCAGCGAGCGCTTCGATCAACTACGTCATGGACACTTACAAGGTCGGGGCTGACGGTTCGGGTCTCGGCGCGTTCATGTCGCGTCAGGGGGTCGGTACGGGTGGATACCAGGGCTACTGA
- a CDS encoding chymotrypsin family serine protease produces MNRRTALLAAVVVTAGAAVSACSSSDAAESAPAPVSQAVPTAETAKDPAALAQQWIDVGGTAVPQADAAGIQYGAQPYPGINIGQGQIGTSPNKCTLGPLARRIADGDYVFVTAGHCDEHPGAVVSIWSGPNGEGPKVVGTLAGKLDNDADQDSALLETVLAPTPDATKIAGKFPVARVMPVDEVRKLPAGTPVCVDGARSGVVCRPLIRPDRDTIKYEFVGIEGDSGAPVFLVGTDNRAVLIGILKGEDGLTGLGEATYLAPALDRLGVEIVTG; encoded by the coding sequence ATGAACAGGCGCACGGCACTGTTGGCGGCTGTGGTGGTTACGGCCGGCGCAGCGGTGTCGGCATGCTCGTCCAGCGATGCCGCCGAGAGCGCTCCTGCACCTGTTTCACAAGCGGTTCCCACAGCGGAGACTGCGAAGGATCCGGCGGCACTCGCACAGCAGTGGATTGACGTGGGCGGAACCGCTGTCCCCCAAGCAGATGCGGCCGGCATCCAATATGGTGCGCAGCCTTACCCAGGTATCAACATCGGACAAGGTCAGATCGGCACCTCACCAAACAAGTGCACTCTCGGACCACTGGCCCGACGGATCGCCGACGGCGATTACGTTTTCGTGACCGCTGGCCACTGCGACGAACACCCTGGGGCGGTGGTCAGCATTTGGTCCGGGCCCAACGGCGAAGGCCCGAAAGTCGTGGGAACGCTCGCCGGAAAGCTCGATAATGACGCGGATCAGGATTCAGCACTGCTGGAGACCGTCCTCGCACCCACACCAGACGCGACCAAGATCGCGGGCAAGTTCCCCGTCGCGCGCGTGATGCCTGTGGACGAGGTGCGGAAGTTGCCGGCCGGCACCCCGGTATGTGTCGACGGTGCGCGCAGCGGGGTCGTGTGTAGACCGCTGATTCGGCCCGACCGGGACACGATCAAGTACGAGTTCGTCGGCATCGAAGGAGACAGCGGTGCCCCGGTCTTCCTCGTCGGCACCGACAATCGGGCTGTGCTGATCGGGATCCTCAAAGGCGAAGACGGCCTGACCGGACTTGGTGAAGCCACATACCTCGCACCGGCGCTCGACCGCCTCGGTGTCGAAATCGTCACCGGCTGA
- a CDS encoding PPE domain-containing protein, whose product MTAQPWSLPPELSAGMLETGSTGATWAAASAAWMGLASTTLATLGIVGEQMMASLSSISGMRSAIQSAATPPFMTWLASMAAIAFKQAAINAVVAESYGMSRTSMIPSEQSINNRVRELAAESTNFFGQNTPLIGELNGEYAAYTAQNTMIGTTYGEVITAATLPVPIPPPPPLSNAASAVADGAQAVQGATNMVSSAGQGASQAATQATSAVTDTGASTAGTSSDMTSMLGQFGSVLSSPMQMASSLPQSFQQLLSAPMQMFGSLSGMGDLLNGGSTGSSFAPATLAGGGGLPLGSNGINSASMGAGGGGGVPGMGGMGSPLMAKPTGSSDSVSARNTVLSGVSNVAQEKVIGSAPVGTPGSGMAPGAGAAGAGARDRSRSDSVVLSYAGSGDIPRRAAEGNEREQFA is encoded by the coding sequence ATGACGGCACAACCCTGGTCCCTGCCGCCCGAGCTGAGCGCAGGGATGCTCGAAACCGGTTCTACAGGGGCGACGTGGGCAGCCGCGTCGGCCGCGTGGATGGGTCTGGCGTCGACCACCTTGGCAACACTGGGCATCGTTGGCGAACAAATGATGGCCTCACTGTCGTCCATCTCGGGGATGCGTTCGGCCATCCAATCAGCAGCAACGCCACCCTTCATGACCTGGCTGGCTTCCATGGCTGCGATCGCGTTCAAACAGGCGGCGATCAATGCTGTAGTTGCCGAAAGTTATGGAATGTCGCGGACATCGATGATCCCGTCCGAGCAGTCAATCAACAATCGCGTGCGGGAGCTGGCAGCCGAGTCGACCAACTTCTTCGGGCAGAACACACCGCTGATCGGCGAGCTCAATGGCGAGTACGCCGCATACACCGCCCAGAACACCATGATTGGAACCACTTACGGCGAGGTGATCACGGCGGCGACGCTACCGGTGCCGATCCCGCCTCCGCCGCCGCTGAGCAACGCAGCGTCCGCTGTCGCCGACGGTGCTCAGGCGGTGCAAGGGGCTACCAATATGGTGAGCAGCGCCGGACAGGGAGCTTCACAAGCGGCCACGCAGGCCACTTCGGCGGTTACCGATACGGGCGCGAGCACGGCCGGCACCTCCTCGGACATGACCTCGATGCTGGGACAGTTCGGTTCGGTGCTGTCGAGCCCGATGCAGATGGCCTCCAGCTTGCCGCAGTCGTTTCAGCAGCTGCTGTCGGCACCGATGCAGATGTTCGGGTCGTTGTCCGGTATGGGTGATCTGCTCAACGGCGGATCGACCGGAAGTTCCTTCGCGCCTGCGACGTTGGCCGGCGGCGGAGGTCTTCCACTGGGCAGTAACGGGATCAACTCTGCCTCGATGGGTGCCGGCGGGGGCGGCGGAGTCCCCGGAATGGGGGGCATGGGATCGCCGTTGATGGCCAAGCCTACTGGCTCCAGTGACAGTGTCAGTGCGCGGAATACAGTGCTGTCCGGCGTGTCAAATGTCGCCCAGGAGAAAGTGATCGGCAGCGCCCCGGTGGGAACCCCGGGTTCGGGGATGGCACCAGGAGCCGGCGCCGCTGGTGCTGGCGCACGTGACCGCAGCCGCTCCGATTCGGTCGTTCTGTCGTACGCCGGCAGCGGGGACATCCCACGCCGGGCCGCCGAGGGTAATGAGCGCGAGCAGTTCGCTTGA
- the istB gene encoding IS21-like element helper ATPase IstB produces the protein MSEARRYQQLRAHLSYLKLGDAAEALPRILDAARAENLSLTAALERLLEIEVNATEARRLTSRLRFACLPEPWTMADFDFAAQPGVDAKLINDLASLRFLDDAANVLFVGPPGVGKTMLAVALARGAVEAGHRVYFTTAADLAARCHKAALEGRWHTCMRFFAGPKLLVIDELGYLPLPGDGASALFQVINQRYLKSSTILTTNVGIADWATAFGDATVAAAMLDRLLHRATVVGIDGPSYRLRNHQATAETMRKAVAAHVS, from the coding sequence ATGAGCGAAGCCCGCCGATACCAACAACTCCGGGCACATCTGTCCTATCTGAAACTCGGCGACGCAGCCGAAGCGCTACCCCGCATCCTCGATGCCGCCCGCGCCGAAAACCTGTCCCTGACCGCCGCTTTGGAGCGGCTGTTGGAGATCGAGGTCAACGCCACCGAAGCCCGCCGGCTGACCTCACGGTTGCGGTTCGCCTGTCTGCCCGAACCCTGGACCATGGCCGATTTCGATTTCGCCGCCCAGCCCGGGGTCGACGCCAAACTGATCAACGACCTGGCCAGTCTGCGCTTCCTCGACGACGCGGCCAACGTGCTGTTCGTCGGCCCACCCGGGGTCGGCAAGACCATGCTGGCCGTCGCGTTGGCCCGCGGCGCGGTCGAGGCCGGCCACCGGGTGTATTTCACCACCGCCGCCGACCTGGCGGCCCGCTGCCACAAAGCCGCCCTGGAAGGCCGCTGGCACACCTGCATGCGGTTCTTCGCCGGACCGAAACTGTTGGTGATTGACGAACTTGGCTACCTTCCGCTGCCCGGCGATGGGGCATCCGCGTTGTTCCAGGTGATCAACCAACGGTATCTGAAGTCGAGTACGATTCTGACAACCAATGTTGGGATCGCTGACTGGGCAACCGCTTTCGGAGACGCCACCGTCGCAGCCGCCATGTTGGACAGGCTACTGCACCGCGCCACCGTGGTCGGTATCGACGGACCCAGCTACCGGCTGCGCAACCACCAAGCCACCGCCGAAACGATGCGTAAGGCGGTCGCCGCCCATGTCAGCTGA
- a CDS encoding C40 family peptidase: MAGEISSNELVITEPGKIAQDLPASSGGTAGSPGVHPGLTAAVDDTTKDGERARDKVKEGSDKTSKFGEGVKSIDKKGGDGVNAIPAALLSAFGAGASSLLGGAGNLGSGMQMPQVPSSSPGGSINSPLSSPNGAQALSKLLGGDGSMGTGSLTAKGKVGAGGPTSPGSTEYQQRIIELAKQVVAEGIPYAWGGGSIDGPSQGISDGGAADAAGDYDKIGFDCSALARYLVYQASGVEIPRVSGEQYAAGQLVSAADARPGDLAFDDNPDHHVMVYVGDGQVVEAQQSGTNVMFSDAASRGATQFVRVVSDS; encoded by the coding sequence ATGGCAGGGGAAATCAGCAGCAACGAGCTGGTCATCACCGAGCCCGGCAAGATCGCGCAGGATCTGCCGGCCAGCTCCGGCGGTACCGCCGGCAGCCCCGGCGTACATCCCGGACTAACAGCTGCGGTCGACGACACCACCAAAGACGGTGAGCGAGCGCGCGACAAGGTCAAGGAGGGCTCGGACAAGACCAGCAAGTTTGGCGAGGGCGTCAAAAGCATCGACAAGAAGGGCGGCGACGGTGTCAATGCGATCCCCGCTGCCTTGCTCAGCGCGTTCGGTGCCGGAGCGAGTTCGCTGCTCGGCGGTGCCGGCAACCTTGGTTCGGGGATGCAGATGCCGCAGGTGCCGTCTTCCAGTCCCGGTGGATCGATCAATTCGCCCCTGTCCAGTCCGAACGGTGCGCAGGCACTGTCCAAATTGCTCGGTGGCGACGGCTCGATGGGCACGGGTTCTCTCACCGCCAAGGGCAAGGTCGGCGCGGGCGGGCCGACTTCACCTGGCTCCACCGAGTACCAGCAGCGGATCATCGAGCTAGCTAAACAGGTTGTCGCTGAAGGAATTCCGTACGCATGGGGTGGAGGTAGCATCGACGGGCCCAGCCAGGGCATCAGCGACGGCGGAGCGGCCGACGCCGCGGGCGACTACGACAAGATCGGGTTCGATTGCTCGGCGCTTGCCCGTTACCTCGTATACCAGGCATCCGGAGTGGAGATTCCCCGCGTGTCCGGCGAGCAGTATGCGGCTGGGCAGCTCGTGAGTGCCGCCGACGCGCGTCCCGGTGATCTCGCCTTCGATGACAACCCAGATCACCACGTCATGGTTTATGTCGGTGACGGCCAGGTTGTCGAAGCCCAACAGTCTGGGACCAATGTCATGTTCAGCGACGCCGCAAGCCGCGGGGCTACTCAATTCGTGCGCGTGGTCAGCGACTCGTAG
- a CDS encoding bifunctional DNA primase/polymerase codes for MSPDTSTPQVDTVTLTRMVSLGAHLMPLKAQLKRPTQTGWPFAPAYTVDQIAEHMHRGGNVGVNLSLSRMICLDAENTHATIAVQNAGLRVTVIPAKAQMNQPHNKKWGGSHTWLRVPDGMDAATLPADAMGISLPGGGLIDVLAGTRYAVAPGSKLAEAPQYSYAAAQGGPLDHSAYGADPALNLDVAPAWLFDRSVPVPAGLEPLHGCLAPRPQTVYDRVTADARSIELTDAVDAVSWETWIAGDHRITLVGQVDGCGCDIAHWAGSDNEKSMTLHDRCEVGNGAHVWSATMIAQLGLPGDHVSRLELAAKLRGCSVVEAGRAHGISIGGSSESLAPVLPEHYEQQAADAERSGAHTRAKLLRQAAEGLREALARDGVVRENSDEMYTSSPIAGGAPTPPVIEVTRPPEAAVHAETAPSLTDGATALSPRPAPPPMPASVPQPKPRKVRRFPEISDVADMPIPGDDEIYEYPFPRTPEHVPAVHSTRTQWAEMLPPIANRKTHETIEHEWIFTATPGLSQVAAAADARGVGRWGMLGALLPRVAANVPPTVRLIPADGSIPAETGPTGAGTSINLYSVLVGPPASGKSVTLTASDTLVPGVMMVPVGTGEGILKLFPRAGGESVEAAEDRSADGEAPHIGSVGEERACDSVLLSSDEIDVFVAEMGRQGTKATGLYRQMWMGGDVGNITSDRERHSMVTAHTYRFGIRLGAQPEAVSPLFSESDRGTPQRFLWLGAQRMPMRGGYYPERLQIAPVYWYGGAPSMLPQTGGPRPPVWVKPPPAAKEFMDDELWRSATANPMSPSGGYVAAEAVADRASAIADRHALLQQLKVCVVLAVLDGLAQPQDVHWYAAEAVMEVRRRVIKELVAVADAVRDEQARKRGKEQGIMRRHADAAYETESRTRGAEANAAVMNAAFALTRQRIPLTIDALAAEMEHTPLGNPDFVGEAVRSMVSAGQMAPTDDGRTYVLTLRTEPGDNTVTPLRPAPPISSIG; via the coding sequence ATGAGCCCAGACACCAGCACCCCACAGGTCGACACTGTGACGTTGACCAGGATGGTGTCACTCGGTGCGCATCTGATGCCACTGAAGGCACAGCTAAAGAGACCGACACAGACAGGTTGGCCGTTCGCGCCCGCCTACACCGTGGACCAGATCGCAGAGCACATGCACCGCGGCGGAAACGTCGGTGTGAACCTGTCGCTGAGCCGGATGATCTGCTTGGACGCCGAGAACACCCACGCCACGATTGCCGTGCAAAATGCGGGGCTACGTGTCACCGTCATTCCGGCAAAAGCGCAGATGAATCAACCCCACAACAAGAAGTGGGGCGGGTCGCACACCTGGCTGCGCGTCCCCGACGGCATGGACGCCGCGACCCTGCCTGCCGACGCCATGGGGATTTCGCTGCCTGGCGGTGGCCTGATCGATGTGCTGGCCGGAACCCGCTATGCCGTCGCACCCGGATCGAAGCTTGCCGAGGCTCCGCAATACTCCTACGCCGCCGCACAAGGCGGCCCGCTGGACCACAGCGCCTATGGCGCCGACCCTGCGTTGAATCTCGATGTGGCTCCTGCGTGGCTGTTCGATCGCAGCGTGCCCGTTCCGGCAGGACTGGAACCGCTGCACGGATGCCTGGCGCCGCGGCCGCAGACCGTTTATGACCGTGTAACTGCCGATGCCCGTTCGATCGAGCTCACTGATGCTGTCGACGCGGTCTCCTGGGAGACCTGGATCGCCGGGGATCACCGCATCACCCTGGTCGGGCAGGTCGACGGCTGCGGGTGCGACATCGCGCACTGGGCAGGGTCTGACAACGAGAAATCCATGACGCTGCACGACCGCTGCGAAGTCGGCAACGGCGCACACGTGTGGAGCGCAACGATGATCGCCCAGCTCGGCTTGCCCGGCGACCACGTCTCGCGGCTGGAGCTTGCGGCCAAGCTGCGCGGGTGCAGTGTCGTCGAAGCCGGCCGCGCGCACGGGATCTCGATCGGAGGCAGTTCCGAGTCGCTGGCGCCAGTACTCCCCGAACACTACGAACAACAGGCTGCCGACGCGGAACGTAGCGGTGCGCATACCCGCGCCAAGCTGCTCCGGCAAGCCGCCGAGGGCCTGCGCGAAGCGCTGGCACGTGACGGCGTCGTGCGCGAGAACAGTGACGAGATGTATACCTCGTCACCGATCGCCGGCGGCGCGCCCACTCCACCGGTGATCGAAGTGACTCGGCCGCCGGAGGCGGCTGTCCACGCCGAGACGGCCCCCTCGCTGACCGATGGCGCTACAGCGCTAAGCCCCCGGCCGGCACCTCCCCCGATGCCTGCCTCTGTGCCACAGCCGAAACCGCGTAAGGTGCGGCGCTTTCCGGAAATCAGCGACGTCGCCGACATGCCGATACCTGGCGACGATGAGATCTACGAGTACCCGTTCCCCCGCACGCCCGAGCACGTTCCAGCGGTGCACAGCACCCGCACACAGTGGGCCGAGATGCTCCCCCCAATCGCCAACCGCAAAACGCACGAGACAATTGAGCACGAGTGGATCTTCACCGCGACCCCAGGGTTATCTCAGGTCGCCGCGGCTGCCGATGCACGCGGGGTTGGCCGGTGGGGAATGCTGGGCGCGCTGCTGCCGCGAGTGGCGGCCAATGTCCCGCCGACTGTGCGGTTGATCCCCGCCGACGGGTCGATCCCCGCCGAGACCGGACCCACTGGAGCGGGGACCTCGATCAACCTTTACAGCGTGCTGGTCGGCCCCCCTGCCTCGGGCAAGTCGGTGACGCTGACAGCCTCCGACACGCTGGTCCCAGGGGTGATGATGGTCCCGGTCGGCACCGGTGAAGGGATCTTGAAGCTGTTCCCCCGCGCCGGCGGCGAATCGGTGGAGGCAGCCGAGGACCGATCGGCAGACGGAGAAGCTCCGCATATCGGCAGCGTCGGCGAGGAGCGCGCCTGCGACTCAGTGCTGCTGTCTTCTGACGAGATCGACGTGTTCGTTGCTGAGATGGGGCGCCAGGGCACCAAGGCCACCGGCCTCTACCGCCAGATGTGGATGGGTGGGGATGTCGGAAACATCACCTCCGACCGGGAACGCCACTCGATGGTTACCGCGCACACCTACCGATTCGGGATCCGCCTGGGCGCCCAGCCCGAAGCGGTCTCACCTCTGTTCAGTGAATCCGATCGCGGCACCCCGCAACGCTTTTTGTGGCTGGGCGCTCAACGGATGCCGATGCGTGGCGGGTACTACCCCGAGAGGCTGCAGATCGCCCCGGTCTACTGGTACGGCGGTGCGCCGTCAATGCTTCCGCAGACCGGCGGTCCTCGCCCCCCGGTATGGGTGAAGCCGCCCCCGGCGGCCAAAGAGTTCATGGACGATGAACTGTGGCGCAGCGCTACTGCCAACCCGATGAGTCCCTCGGGAGGTTATGTCGCCGCTGAGGCTGTAGCGGACCGTGCCAGCGCGATCGCTGACCGGCACGCACTGCTACAGCAGCTCAAGGTCTGTGTGGTGTTGGCGGTGCTGGACGGATTAGCCCAGCCGCAGGATGTGCACTGGTACGCCGCCGAGGCGGTCATGGAGGTGCGCAGGAGAGTCATCAAAGAGCTTGTCGCCGTGGCAGATGCGGTGCGCGACGAGCAGGCCCGCAAGAGAGGCAAGGAACAAGGGATCATGCGTCGACACGCTGATGCGGCCTACGAGACCGAGTCGCGGACCCGTGGCGCTGAAGCCAACGCTGCGGTGATGAATGCTGCATTCGCGTTGACCCGGCAGCGCATTCCACTGACGATCGATGCACTTGCCGCTGAAATGGAGCACACCCCGCTGGGCAATCCGGACTTTGTAGGCGAGGCGGTTCGGTCAATGGTGTCGGCCGGTCAGATGGCTCCGACCGACGACGGTAGAACGTATGTGCTCACGTTGCGCACCGAGCCGGGGGACAACACGGTAACCCCGCTTCGTCCGGCCCCGCCGATCTCCTCGATCGGATAG
- a CDS encoding type II toxin-antitoxin system RelE/ParE family toxin, whose product MDTTLIHDWIIGLDEATQDSVLSALEYLANNGPTAGRPFVDRIHHSRHQNMKELRPRSPGGSRQLRILFAFDLQSHAITLIAGDKTGDWNKWYRDNVPAADDLFDRHLERTTEKKKQKKQRKGKRR is encoded by the coding sequence GTGGACACGACACTGATCCACGACTGGATCATCGGCTTGGACGAAGCCACGCAGGACAGCGTCCTGTCGGCGTTGGAGTACTTGGCCAACAACGGCCCCACCGCGGGTCGACCGTTCGTGGACCGCATCCACCACTCGCGGCACCAGAACATGAAAGAGTTGCGCCCGCGCAGCCCCGGCGGAAGCCGGCAGTTGCGCATCCTGTTCGCGTTCGACCTGCAATCGCACGCGATCACACTGATCGCCGGTGACAAGACCGGCGACTGGAACAAGTGGTACCGGGACAACGTTCCGGCGGCGGACGATCTATTCGACCGGCACCTGGAACGGACTACCGAGAAGAAGAAACAGAAGAAGCAGCGGAAGGGGAAGAGACGATGA